One stretch of Bombus pascuorum chromosome 14, iyBomPasc1.1, whole genome shotgun sequence DNA includes these proteins:
- the LOC132914182 gene encoding insulin-like growth factor I, juvenile form: MPRSGCRAKTTMFGRSRARTIVLVGLMLLTLLDTVNSTPYKRSLLRLCSKSLSDALYLACKDRGYNEPFSYSSEDSPMDSVGPGLAEECCYHTCTYTQLQQYCKPEKSSSVDAVNNPVWIEKYPYLSTRSATSSSLEERSRSDIDYVHGTIKCKIHGSKGARKKGANMDRDDDAGGCDRKNPLRRHRAGHCGCRHRRQRRRRLGKMLEKTSGVKSGAPLKKEVETETKATTREAPF; the protein is encoded by the exons ATGCCACGAAGCGGTTGCCGTGCGAAAACCACCATGTTTGGAAGAAGCAGAGCGAGGACGATAGTCCTGGTCGGCCTGATGTTGCTCACGCTCCTCGACACGGTTAATAGCACTCCTTACAAGAGGTCCTTGCTCAGGCTATGCTCGAAAAGTCTCAGCGACGCTCTGTACCTCGCGTGCAAGGATCGAGGTTACAACGAGCCGTTTTCCTACAGCAGCGAGGATAGTCCTATGGATTCCGTGGGCCCGGGACTCGCGGAGGAGTGTTGCTACCATACGTGCACCTATACCCAGCTGCAACAATATTGCAAGCCGGAGAAGTCCAGTTCCGTGGACGCCGT AAACAACCCGGTCTGGATAGAAAAATACCCGTACCTGTCCACAAGGTCGGCAACCTCGTCGTCGTTGGAAGAGAGATCGAGGTCGGACATCGACTACGTCCACGGTacaattaaatgtaaaatccACGGGTCGAAGGGAGCACGAAAGAAGGGGGCTAACATGGACCGTGACGACGACGCCGGCGGCTGCGACAGGAAAAACCCGTTGAGGAGGCATCGCGCCGGCCATTGCGGCTGCAGGCATCGACGACAGAGGCGTCGTCGTCTTGGCAAG ATGCTAGAGAAGACATCGGGCGTGAAATCGGGTGCGCCATTGAAAAAAGAGGTAGAAACGGAGACGAAAGCAACGACCCGTGAGGCGCCATTTTGA